The stretch of DNA GCTGGGAGCCGACGCTTCCGTGGTGCCGGCACTCAATCGCGCGCCCGACGGCAAGACCGAGGCCTTGTTCTACGAAAGCACCGCCAAGGGCGCCCTGCTGGCCGACGGCCTGCAGAAGGCGCTGGACGAGGCCATCGCCAGGCTGCCTATCCCGAAGGTCATGACCTACCAGTTGGCCGACGGCTGGACCGACGTGAAGTTCGTGCGTCCCGCGCACGGCCTGGTCGCGCTGCATGGCACGCAGGTGGTGCCCGTCTCGGCCCTGGGCCTGACGGCAGGCAATGCCACGCACGGCCACCGCTTCGAAGCGACAGCCGATCCCATCATCATCAAGGACGCCGACAGCTATTCCGCGACGCTGCAGGAAAGCGGCGCGGTGATCGCCGGCTTTGACGCGCGCCGCGCGCAGATCCGGCGCCAGCTCGACGCGGCGGCGGCCAAGGCCGGCGGCGGCGTCAAGCCCATCGACGACGAGGCCCTGCTGGACGAAGTGACGGCGCTGGTCGAGCGGCCCAACGTGCTGGTCTGCCAGTTCGAGCCGGAGTTCCTCGCCGTGCCGCAAGAGTGCCTCATCCTCACGATGAAGGCCAACCAGAAGTACTTCCCGTTGCTGGACGCAGCGGGCAAACTCACCAACAGATTCCTGGTCGTGAGCAACATCAGCCCCGCAGATGCCGGCGCGGTGATCGGCGGCAACGAGCGCGTGGTGCGCCCGCGCCTGGCCGACGCCAAGTTCTTCTTCGACCAGGACCGCAAGAAAACGCTGGCAAGCCGCGTGCCGGGACTGGCGAAAGTGGTCTACCACAACAAGCTTGGCACGCAGGGCGAGCGCGTGGAACGCGTGCGCGCGATCGCGCGCGCCATTGCCGAAAAGCTGGGTATCGATGCACGGCAGGCCGATCAGGCCGCGCAGCTGGCCAAGGCCGACTTGCTGACCGACATGGTGGGCGAATTCCCCGAGCTGCAAGGAATCATGGGCCGCTATTACGCCTTGAACGACGGCCTGGCGGCGGATGTCGCCGACGCCATCGAAGACCACTACAAGCCGCGTTTCGCCGGCGACGACCTGCCGCGCGGACAAGTCGGCGTGGCCGTGGCGTTGGCCGACAAGCTCGAAACGCTGGCCGGCATGTTCGGCATCGGCAACCTGCCCAGCGGCGATAAAGATCCGTTCGCGCTGCGTCGCCACGCCCTGGGCGTGGTGCGCATGCTGGTCGAGAAAGACCTGCCCCTGGACCTGGATGCCTTGCTCGCCCAGGTCGCAACCCCCGCTTTCGGCGGCAAGGTTCAGGATGCCAGTGCCGCGCTGGCCGACTTCATCTACGACCGCCTGGCCGGCCTGCTGCGCGAGCAAGGCTACAGCGCGCAGGAAGTCGACGCCGTGCTGGCCCTGCGCCCGCAGCGCCTGGGCGAAGTGGGCAAGAGGCTGGCGGCAGTGCGTGCCTTTGCCGCCTTGCCCGAAGCGGCCGCCCTGGCCGCGGCCAACAAACGCGTGGGCAACATCCTGAAAAAAGCCGACAGCCAGGTGCACCAGCGCATCGACGCCGCGCTGCTCAAGGAAGCGGCCGAGCAGGATCTGGCGGGCGTGTTGGCCACGGTGCGCGCCGCATCCGACAGGCTGTTCGACGCGGGCGAATACGCCGGTTCGCTACGCGAGCTGGCCGCGCTCAAAGGGCCGGTCGACGCCTTCTTCGACGGGGTGATGGTCAATGCCGAAGACCCGGCACTGCGCGCCAACCGTCTGGGGCTGCTCGCCAGCCTGCACGCCGCAATGAACCGCGTGGCCGACCTGTCGCGCCTCGCTTCCTGAGTACGGTCCATGATCATGAAACTCGTCATCCTCGACCGCGACGGCGTCATCAACCAGGACAGCGACGCCTTCGTCAAAAACCCCGACGAATGGGTGGCCCTGCCGGGCAGCCTGCAGGCCATCGCGCGCCTGTCGCAGGCCGACTGGGTGGTGGTGGTCGCCACCAATCAGTCGGGCTTGGCGCGCGGCCTGTTCGATGTGTCGGCGCTCAACGCCATCCACTCGAAGATGCACCAGGAACTGATCAAGGTGGGCGGCGTGATCGACGCCGTCTTCATGTGCCCGCACGGCCCCAATGAAGGCTGTACCTGCCGCAAGCCGCTGCCGGGTATGTACCATGAGATCGGCCGCCGCTACGACCTGGACTTGGCCGGCGTGCCTTGCCTGGGCGACTCGCTGCGCGACCTGCAGGCCGCGCACGCGGCCGGTTGCGCGCCCTGGCTGGCGCTCACCGGCAACGGCGTCAAGACGCGCGACAAGGGCGGCCTGCCGCCCGGAACCCAAATCTGCAACGACCTGCCCGCCTTCGTCGACATACTGCTCGCCAACGACGGCAAGGCCGCGCGCAACACCGGAGCTTGACGGACATGGCCTGGCTGCGATCCCTCATCTACACCGTTTACCTGACCGTCACGGTCATACCGTACGCTTTTGCCTGCATGATCTGGTCGCCCCTGCCCTCGGCGTGGCGCTACCGGCTCACCATGGGCTGGCCGCGCCTGGCGGTCTGGGGCGCGCGCGTCCTCTGCGGCATACGCTGGCAGGTCAAGGGCTGGGAGAATCTGCCCGACGGCCCGGCCGTGCTGCTGGCCAAGCACCAGTCGGCTTGGGAGACCCTGTTCCTGCCCTCACACATGCCGCGCCAGATCTGCTTTGTTTACAAACGCGAACTGCATCGCGTGCCCTTCTTCGGCTGGGGCCTGGCGCTGCTTTCCATGATCCCCATCGACCGCAGCAAGGGGCGCGACGCCTTCGATCAAGTGGTGCGCGTGGGCAAGCAGCGCCTGGACGAAGGCCGCTGGCCCCTGCTCTTTCCCGAGGGCACACGCGTGGCGCCCGGCAAGATGGGCCGCTTCAAATCGGGCGGCGCCCTGCTGGCCGCGCGAACCGGGGCTCCGGTGATCCCGATCGCACTGAACTCGGGCGAATGCTGGCGCCGCAACGCCTTCGTCAAGCGCCCGGGCCTGATCACCGTCTCGATCGGCCCGGCAATAGCGTCCCAAGGCCTCACGGCCGATGAACTGAACGCCAAGGTGCATGACTGGATAGACGGAGAAATGCGCGTCCTCAACCCCGAACGCTATGGCCCCCCCTGATCAGCTCGCGCTGTCGTTCGATTTCGGCCCGTCCGCCGCGGCCGACGGCCCCGCTGTCGCCCCATCCGCCGCCGCGCCCGCGCGCGCCGTGCCCGACGATGCGCCCCCCCTGGTCCTGACCCCCGCCCACGCCGCGCCCGATTCCCGCGTACCCATGTCCCGCCCCGCGCAGTTGCCCGACGGTTCGCGCTGGCGCGAGGTGGAAACGCCCCAGCAGTCCATAGGCTTCGTGCTGCAGCGCTCGCGCCGGCGCAGCATCGGCTTTGTCATCGACGACGACGGCCTGCGTGTCACGGCGCCCAACTGGGTCACGCTGGGGCAGATCGACGAAGCCGTATGCGAGAAGGCCAGGTGGATACTGACCAAGTTGCGCGAATGGCAGAACCGCAAGGAAAAGCTCGCGCTCACCGGTACGCGCTGGATCGACGGCGGCGAGCTGCCCTATCTGGGCAGGCGCATCGTGCTGGGCCTGGCCGCCGATCGCCGCCAGGCTTTTTTTTCCGGCACGGGCCAGGACCCGCGGGACGGCGACACGCTCTGGCTGCCCCTGGCGCCCAGCGCAGACCAGGCCCGGGTACGCGACGCCGCGCAGGCCTGGCTGCAGCAGCGCGCCGGCGACCACTTCGGCGCGCGCCTGGCGTATTTCCTGCAGCGCACCGGCCTGAGCATCCGGCGCTGGCGCCTGTCCTCGGCCGCCACGCGTTGGGGCTCTTGCACCAGCGACGGCACCATCATGCTCAACTGGCGCCTGATCCACTTCGCGCCCGACATCATCGACTATGTCATCGCACACGAACTCGCGCATCTGCGCGAGATGAACCACAGCCAGGATTTCTGGGCCGAGGTCGGCGAAATACTGCCCGACTTCGAAAAAGCCAAGCAGGCGCTGCGCCGGCATGATCCGGCGGCCTTGCCGCAGTTCTGAAGAAGCGTCGCACGTACGCTTCCACCTGATCACCGCTCATTCCATGGAACTGCGCCAGCTGCGTTATTTCATCAAGGTCGTCGAATGCGGCAGCATGGGCAGGGCGGCAGCGGACCTGGGAGTGGTCACCTCGGCCCTGAGCCAGCAGATCAGTCGGCTCGAAAGCGAACTCTCGACCCGGCTGCTGATCCGCGCCGCCACCGGCACGACGCTCACCGAGGCCGGCATGGCGTTTCTGCGCCAGGCCCAGCTCACGCTGCGCCACGCCGACGACGCCGTGCTCGCGGCGCGCTCGTCGCGCCTGAGCGGCCACGTCAGCGTCGGCCTGGCGCCCACCACTTCCTCGGTACTGGCCGTGCCCTTCATGGACGCCATGCGCATCCGCTACCCCGACGTGCGCGTGC from Bordetella sp. FB-8 encodes:
- a CDS encoding M48 family metallopeptidase — protein: MAPPDQLALSFDFGPSAAADGPAVAPSAAAPARAVPDDAPPLVLTPAHAAPDSRVPMSRPAQLPDGSRWREVETPQQSIGFVLQRSRRRSIGFVIDDDGLRVTAPNWVTLGQIDEAVCEKARWILTKLREWQNRKEKLALTGTRWIDGGELPYLGRRIVLGLAADRRQAFFSGTGQDPRDGDTLWLPLAPSADQARVRDAAQAWLQQRAGDHFGARLAYFLQRTGLSIRRWRLSSAATRWGSCTSDGTIMLNWRLIHFAPDIIDYVIAHELAHLREMNHSQDFWAEVGEILPDFEKAKQALRRHDPAALPQF
- the glyS gene encoding glycine--tRNA ligase subunit beta produces the protein MSNQNLLVELFVEELPPKVLRKLGDAFAGVLADQLRAQGLSGADSELTAYASPRRLGAHLTAVAAQAADRAVSQKLMPVSVGLDASGQPTPALLKKLAALGADASVVPALNRAPDGKTEALFYESTAKGALLADGLQKALDEAIARLPIPKVMTYQLADGWTDVKFVRPAHGLVALHGTQVVPVSALGLTAGNATHGHRFEATADPIIIKDADSYSATLQESGAVIAGFDARRAQIRRQLDAAAAKAGGGVKPIDDEALLDEVTALVERPNVLVCQFEPEFLAVPQECLILTMKANQKYFPLLDAAGKLTNRFLVVSNISPADAGAVIGGNERVVRPRLADAKFFFDQDRKKTLASRVPGLAKVVYHNKLGTQGERVERVRAIARAIAEKLGIDARQADQAAQLAKADLLTDMVGEFPELQGIMGRYYALNDGLAADVADAIEDHYKPRFAGDDLPRGQVGVAVALADKLETLAGMFGIGNLPSGDKDPFALRRHALGVVRMLVEKDLPLDLDALLAQVATPAFGGKVQDASAALADFIYDRLAGLLREQGYSAQEVDAVLALRPQRLGEVGKRLAAVRAFAALPEAAALAAANKRVGNILKKADSQVHQRIDAALLKEAAEQDLAGVLATVRAASDRLFDAGEYAGSLRELAALKGPVDAFFDGVMVNAEDPALRANRLGLLASLHAAMNRVADLSRLAS
- the gmhB gene encoding D-glycero-beta-D-manno-heptose 1,7-bisphosphate 7-phosphatase produces the protein MKLVILDRDGVINQDSDAFVKNPDEWVALPGSLQAIARLSQADWVVVVATNQSGLARGLFDVSALNAIHSKMHQELIKVGGVIDAVFMCPHGPNEGCTCRKPLPGMYHEIGRRYDLDLAGVPCLGDSLRDLQAAHAAGCAPWLALTGNGVKTRDKGGLPPGTQICNDLPAFVDILLANDGKAARNTGA
- a CDS encoding 1-acyl-sn-glycerol-3-phosphate acyltransferase — translated: MAWLRSLIYTVYLTVTVIPYAFACMIWSPLPSAWRYRLTMGWPRLAVWGARVLCGIRWQVKGWENLPDGPAVLLAKHQSAWETLFLPSHMPRQICFVYKRELHRVPFFGWGLALLSMIPIDRSKGRDAFDQVVRVGKQRLDEGRWPLLFPEGTRVAPGKMGRFKSGGALLAARTGAPVIPIALNSGECWRRNAFVKRPGLITVSIGPAIASQGLTADELNAKVHDWIDGEMRVLNPERYGPP